In Naumovozyma castellii chromosome 1, complete genome, one DNA window encodes the following:
- the EGO4 gene encoding Ego4p (ancestral locus Anc_6.348): MFAQKDIASPEANEVTGVKLHEIIPRVKGTVILDDKLNVVKASGIGKGLKKTHIQDVLHACHDELGRVGYSVYSDTLGPIHLWLNPMDRQTTLVFTAKQAPASGPNQYE; the protein is encoded by the coding sequence ATGTTCGCACAAAAGGACATAGCATCCCCAGAAGCCAATGAAGTTACAGGAGTCAAACTTCACGAAATAATTCCAAGAGTGAAAGGTACCGTAATCTTAGATGATAAACTTAACGTTGTTAAGGCTTCTGGTATCGGTAAAGGTTTGAAAAAGACACACATTCAAGATGTCTTGCACGCATGCCATGATGAATTAGGTAGAGTTGGGTATTCTGTTTATTCTGACACTCTGGGTCCAATTCATCTATGGCTAAATCCAATGGATAGACAGACAACTTTAGTCTTCACAGCCAAACAAGCTCCAGCTAGTGGACCAAATCAATACGAATAG